One Engystomops pustulosus chromosome 7, aEngPut4.maternal, whole genome shotgun sequence DNA window includes the following coding sequences:
- the PRUNE1 gene encoding exopolyphosphatase PRUNE1 isoform X1, with translation MERFLQGCKAAVQIIKGLASGQAKSRLSKATNPFKPHEGLDFHVVLGNEACDLDSMVSAITLAYLLAKTSSSKNLEYIPVLNIPREDFPLRTESTFFLKENRIPEDLLIFRDEIDLGALYEAGRLGLSLVDHNVLPRADSFMEDVVTEVIDHHVLERRPTRNCRVTAELVGSCTTLMTEKIICDAPHILDSQLASMLRGTIVLDCVNMTPAAGKVTPKDTEYVTILESRFPNLPPRGAVFDSLQNAKFDVSGLTTDQMLRKDLKALFSRDIKMAISAIYMDIEEFLRRKDLEKELQDFCQRHRYNIIIAMAIAFDSANEPRRQIAVYSQEGALRETVSKVLEEATTPSLELTLITSHYCSHVTAYSQGNTTASRKKVLPILKDFLKKRDNGESGSPPMQSFQDAEDYKGHCEFTNHNVEDNLESTEQFGDFGEQPDNQEICGGDGTKGKGYGAGCRRQMEDGLDEENSFPPTPMNSLVEGCPLDRGLPKLTAEAILERINRITVVDSEVNSTTGKQ, from the exons ATGGAGCGTTTCTTGCAGGGCTGTAAGGCCGCGGTGCAG ATTATCAAAGGTCTTGCATCTGGTCAAGCGAAAAGTAGACTTTCTAAAGCAACAAATCCCTTT AAGCCCCATGAAGGACTGGACTTCCATGTTGTCCTTGGCAATGAAGCATGTGACTTGGACTCCATGGTTTCCGCCATAACTCTGGCGTATTTATTGGCCAAG ACGTCTTCAAGTAAGAACCTGGAGTACATCCCAGTGCTGAACATTCCCCGTGAAGACTTTCCTCTCCGCACAGAGAGCACATTTTTCCTTAAGGAGAACCGGATCCCCGAGGATCTCCTGATCTTCCGTGATGAGATAGACCTGGGTGCTCTGTACGAGGCCGGGCGCTTGGGATTGTCACTGGTGGATCACAATGTGCTGCCCAG GGCGGACTCCTTTATGGAAGACGTAGTAACCGAGGTCATTGACCACCACGTCCTGGAGAGGAGGCCGACACGTAATTGCCGGGTCACTGCAGAACTGGTGGGGTCCTGCACTACCCTAATGACCGAGAAGATCATCTGCGACGCTCCTCACATCCTCGACTCTCAACTGGCGTCCATGCTGCGCG GTACCATTGTCCTGGACTGTGTGAACATGACACCCGCAGCTGGGAAAGTCACCCCAAAAGACACAGAATACGTGACCATCCTGGAATCAAGGTTCCCAAATCTGCCCCCGAGAGGCGCTGTGTTTGACTCTCTTCAAAATGCCAAGTTCGATGTGTCAG GTTTAACCACAGATCAGATGCTCCGTAAGGACCTCAAGGCCTTGTTCAGCCGGGATATAAAGATGGCGATTAGTGCCATATACATGGACATAGAG GAGTTCCTGAGGAGGAAGGACctggagaaggagctgcaggattTCTGTCAGAGACACCGTTACAACATCATTATCGCCATGGCTATTGCCTTTGACAGCGCCAATGAACCGCGGAGGCAAATCGCAGTGTACAGTCAGGAGGGGGCGCTGAGAGAAACA GTGAGTAAAGTTCTGGAAGAGGCCACGACACCATCCCTGGAGCTAACCCTGATCACCAGCCATTATTGTAGCCACGTCACGGCCTACAGCCAAGGAAATACCACCGCTTCCCGCAAGAAAGTCCTGCCCATCCTGAAGGATTTCCTAAAGAAAAGGGACAACGGGGAGAGTGGCAGTCCACCCATGCAGTCGTTCCAGGACGCCGAGGACTATAAGGGACACTGTGAGTTCACAAACCATAATGTAGAGGACAATTTGGAAAGCACCGAGCAGTTTGGAGATTTCGGGGAACAACCGGATAACCAAGAGATTTGTGGCGGAGATGGGACAAAGGGCAAAGGTTATGGAGCCGGGtgcaggagacagatggaggACGGATTAGACGAGGAGAACTCCTTCCCTCCAACGCCTATGAACAGTCTAGTAGAAGGTTGTCCCCTCGACCGAGGGCTCCCAAAACTGACTGCGGAGGCCATTTTAGAAAGGATCAACCGGATCACTGTGGTAGATTCTGAGGTAAATTCTACGACTGGAAAACAGTGA
- the PRUNE1 gene encoding exopolyphosphatase PRUNE1 isoform X2 codes for MERFLQGCKAAVQKPHEGLDFHVVLGNEACDLDSMVSAITLAYLLAKTSSSKNLEYIPVLNIPREDFPLRTESTFFLKENRIPEDLLIFRDEIDLGALYEAGRLGLSLVDHNVLPRADSFMEDVVTEVIDHHVLERRPTRNCRVTAELVGSCTTLMTEKIICDAPHILDSQLASMLRGTIVLDCVNMTPAAGKVTPKDTEYVTILESRFPNLPPRGAVFDSLQNAKFDVSGLTTDQMLRKDLKALFSRDIKMAISAIYMDIEEFLRRKDLEKELQDFCQRHRYNIIIAMAIAFDSANEPRRQIAVYSQEGALRETVSKVLEEATTPSLELTLITSHYCSHVTAYSQGNTTASRKKVLPILKDFLKKRDNGESGSPPMQSFQDAEDYKGHCEFTNHNVEDNLESTEQFGDFGEQPDNQEICGGDGTKGKGYGAGCRRQMEDGLDEENSFPPTPMNSLVEGCPLDRGLPKLTAEAILERINRITVVDSEVNSTTGKQ; via the exons ATGGAGCGTTTCTTGCAGGGCTGTAAGGCCGCGGTGCAG AAGCCCCATGAAGGACTGGACTTCCATGTTGTCCTTGGCAATGAAGCATGTGACTTGGACTCCATGGTTTCCGCCATAACTCTGGCGTATTTATTGGCCAAG ACGTCTTCAAGTAAGAACCTGGAGTACATCCCAGTGCTGAACATTCCCCGTGAAGACTTTCCTCTCCGCACAGAGAGCACATTTTTCCTTAAGGAGAACCGGATCCCCGAGGATCTCCTGATCTTCCGTGATGAGATAGACCTGGGTGCTCTGTACGAGGCCGGGCGCTTGGGATTGTCACTGGTGGATCACAATGTGCTGCCCAG GGCGGACTCCTTTATGGAAGACGTAGTAACCGAGGTCATTGACCACCACGTCCTGGAGAGGAGGCCGACACGTAATTGCCGGGTCACTGCAGAACTGGTGGGGTCCTGCACTACCCTAATGACCGAGAAGATCATCTGCGACGCTCCTCACATCCTCGACTCTCAACTGGCGTCCATGCTGCGCG GTACCATTGTCCTGGACTGTGTGAACATGACACCCGCAGCTGGGAAAGTCACCCCAAAAGACACAGAATACGTGACCATCCTGGAATCAAGGTTCCCAAATCTGCCCCCGAGAGGCGCTGTGTTTGACTCTCTTCAAAATGCCAAGTTCGATGTGTCAG GTTTAACCACAGATCAGATGCTCCGTAAGGACCTCAAGGCCTTGTTCAGCCGGGATATAAAGATGGCGATTAGTGCCATATACATGGACATAGAG GAGTTCCTGAGGAGGAAGGACctggagaaggagctgcaggattTCTGTCAGAGACACCGTTACAACATCATTATCGCCATGGCTATTGCCTTTGACAGCGCCAATGAACCGCGGAGGCAAATCGCAGTGTACAGTCAGGAGGGGGCGCTGAGAGAAACA GTGAGTAAAGTTCTGGAAGAGGCCACGACACCATCCCTGGAGCTAACCCTGATCACCAGCCATTATTGTAGCCACGTCACGGCCTACAGCCAAGGAAATACCACCGCTTCCCGCAAGAAAGTCCTGCCCATCCTGAAGGATTTCCTAAAGAAAAGGGACAACGGGGAGAGTGGCAGTCCACCCATGCAGTCGTTCCAGGACGCCGAGGACTATAAGGGACACTGTGAGTTCACAAACCATAATGTAGAGGACAATTTGGAAAGCACCGAGCAGTTTGGAGATTTCGGGGAACAACCGGATAACCAAGAGATTTGTGGCGGAGATGGGACAAAGGGCAAAGGTTATGGAGCCGGGtgcaggagacagatggaggACGGATTAGACGAGGAGAACTCCTTCCCTCCAACGCCTATGAACAGTCTAGTAGAAGGTTGTCCCCTCGACCGAGGGCTCCCAAAACTGACTGCGGAGGCCATTTTAGAAAGGATCAACCGGATCACTGTGGTAGATTCTGAGGTAAATTCTACGACTGGAAAACAGTGA
- the BNIPL gene encoding bcl-2/adenovirus E1B 19 kDa-interacting protein 2-like protein isoform X1, which produces MRLGDGKTSLTTITPPLRKMDAAKTGAPCQSGVEKRIKPPSTPATRPSIDDMELKEEWQDEEFPRPLPEETATEEDQEPKEDNPSDAPPSTLELCGNRHMKKRLPAPDISFNLENSQESGASSDIREPTTDEDFDIDDLETPNSSEILDLSHEFEWEDDLPKANGTENVPYVDNRVTDMEDQNGRKWRIFLMGEHKVDMTAIEPYKKVVSHGGYYGDGLNVIITFASCYLPESNVPDYQYIMDNLFRYIIGTLDLLVAEDYMMIYLNGCTPRSKIPPMSWIKRCYQATGRRLKKNLKSVLIVHPTWYVKALLVITRPFISSKFGKKVKFINRLQDLAQFVSLEDVHIPDCIQELDDDLKR; this is translated from the exons ATGAGGCTGGGCGATGGGAAAACCTCACTCACAACTATTACACCTCCACTCAGAAAGATGGACGCCGCTAAGACGGGGGCTCCCTGCCAAAG TGGCGTAGAAAAGCGAATCAAGCCCCCCTCTACTCCCGCCACTCGTCCGAGCATTGATGATATGGAACTGAAAGAGGAGTGGCAAGATGAAGAGTTCCCAAG GCCCCTCCCAGAGGAGACTGCCACAGAAGAGGACCAGGAACCCAAAGAAGATAATCCCTCAG ATGCTCCTCCCAGCACGCTGGAGCTGTGTGGTAACCGCCATATGAAGAAACGTTTACCCGCCCCCGACATCAGCTTTAATCTGGAGAACAGCCAAGAGTCGGGAGCCTCCAGCGACATCCGGGAACCGACCACTGATGAGGATTTTGACATTGATGACCTGGAGACCCCGAACAGCAGCGAGATACTGGACTTGAGCCACGAGTTTGAGTGGGAAG ATGATCTCCCGAAGGCGAATGGAACGGAGAACGTTCCCTACGTCGACAACCGTGTGACGGATATGGAGGATCAAAATGGCCGCAAGTGGAGGATATTCCTGATGGGGGAGCACAAGGTGGACATGACGGCCATCGAGCCCTACAAGAAGGTTGTATCTCATGGAG GTTACTACGGGGACGGGTTGAACGTCATCATCACGTTCGCCTCATGTTACCTCCCGGAGAGCAATGTCCCGGATTATCAGTACATCATGGACAATCTCTTCAG GTATATAATAGGAACCCTGGATCTTCTGGTCGCAGAGGACTACATGATGATCTACCTGAATGGATGCACCCCCCGCAGTAAGATCCCGCCCATGAGCTGGATCAAGCGCTGTTACCAGGCAACAGGCAGGAG attaaagaaaaatctaaaatctGTCCTGATCGTGCACCCGACCTGGTATGTCAAAGCCTTACTGGTCATCACACGCCCGTTCATCAG ctcCAAATTTGGAAAAAAGGTGAAATTTATCAACCGTCTCCAGGATCTGGCACAGTTCGTCTCGCTGGAGGATGTTCACATACCGGACTGTATTCAGGA GTTGGACGATGATTTAAAGCGATAG
- the BNIPL gene encoding bcl-2/adenovirus E1B 19 kDa-interacting protein 2-like protein isoform X2 yields the protein MVYPPYPQATWVMSAAYSRVTYLPAHSLGVEKRIKPPSTPATRPSIDDMELKEEWQDEEFPRPLPEETATEEDQEPKEDNPSDAPPSTLELCGNRHMKKRLPAPDISFNLENSQESGASSDIREPTTDEDFDIDDLETPNSSEILDLSHEFEWEDDLPKANGTENVPYVDNRVTDMEDQNGRKWRIFLMGEHKVDMTAIEPYKKVVSHGGYYGDGLNVIITFASCYLPESNVPDYQYIMDNLFRYIIGTLDLLVAEDYMMIYLNGCTPRSKIPPMSWIKRCYQATGRRLKKNLKSVLIVHPTWYVKALLVITRPFISSKFGKKVKFINRLQDLAQFVSLEDVHIPDCIQELDDDLKR from the exons ATGGTGTACCCTCCCTATCCCCAAGCTACATGGGTGATGTCAGCTGCCTACTCCAGGGTCACCTACCTCCCTGCACACAGCCT TGGCGTAGAAAAGCGAATCAAGCCCCCCTCTACTCCCGCCACTCGTCCGAGCATTGATGATATGGAACTGAAAGAGGAGTGGCAAGATGAAGAGTTCCCAAG GCCCCTCCCAGAGGAGACTGCCACAGAAGAGGACCAGGAACCCAAAGAAGATAATCCCTCAG ATGCTCCTCCCAGCACGCTGGAGCTGTGTGGTAACCGCCATATGAAGAAACGTTTACCCGCCCCCGACATCAGCTTTAATCTGGAGAACAGCCAAGAGTCGGGAGCCTCCAGCGACATCCGGGAACCGACCACTGATGAGGATTTTGACATTGATGACCTGGAGACCCCGAACAGCAGCGAGATACTGGACTTGAGCCACGAGTTTGAGTGGGAAG ATGATCTCCCGAAGGCGAATGGAACGGAGAACGTTCCCTACGTCGACAACCGTGTGACGGATATGGAGGATCAAAATGGCCGCAAGTGGAGGATATTCCTGATGGGGGAGCACAAGGTGGACATGACGGCCATCGAGCCCTACAAGAAGGTTGTATCTCATGGAG GTTACTACGGGGACGGGTTGAACGTCATCATCACGTTCGCCTCATGTTACCTCCCGGAGAGCAATGTCCCGGATTATCAGTACATCATGGACAATCTCTTCAG GTATATAATAGGAACCCTGGATCTTCTGGTCGCAGAGGACTACATGATGATCTACCTGAATGGATGCACCCCCCGCAGTAAGATCCCGCCCATGAGCTGGATCAAGCGCTGTTACCAGGCAACAGGCAGGAG attaaagaaaaatctaaaatctGTCCTGATCGTGCACCCGACCTGGTATGTCAAAGCCTTACTGGTCATCACACGCCCGTTCATCAG ctcCAAATTTGGAAAAAAGGTGAAATTTATCAACCGTCTCCAGGATCTGGCACAGTTCGTCTCGCTGGAGGATGTTCACATACCGGACTGTATTCAGGA GTTGGACGATGATTTAAAGCGATAG